Below is a window of Ischnura elegans chromosome 1, ioIscEleg1.1, whole genome shotgun sequence DNA.
GGGATCTGGAAGTTTGCATTTTAAATCTTTGGTCGTACGTGCAGTCGCCGAAAACAAACTGCATTCCTTCTTATTTAGTTACTGCCTCTGTAATGAATCTATCCCCTCGTTCTTAAGATATGACTTTGACACTTTTTTCTCCGTCTCTCCTCCAGGAAAGCAACAACCTGCCATGTCACTCGTGGTGATCATGTTAGCCATGGCTTCTGCGGCCCTGGGTTGTGAATACAAGGGCCATGAAGCCCATAAAGACAAGTACAAGTACAAAACGCACGGCGATCACGGCTTCCATACATTCGACGTCGGCTACCACGGCAAAGAGCAATTCTTCGACGTCCACGGCAGCCACAGCCCGGGCTTCTACAACCTAGAAGGGCACAAATCAAGCAAGATACACCCACTAGAATACAAGATTAGCAGCTTTTATCCAGTAGACTACAAGACGAGCCACTTATACTCACAAGACTACAAGGCAAAGAGCTTTCAACCGTTGGACTACAAGACAGGCAGCGTACACCCAGTAGACTACAAGCCAAGCGGATTATATCCAGTCGACTACAAGACAAGCAGCTTGTACTCAGTGAACTACAAGCCAAGCGAGTTTTACCTTGATGGCCACAAGCCAAGCAGATCATACCCCCTGAACTACAAGATAAGTGGATACAAGTCAGTGGGTCCAAGCGGCTTGTACTCAGTAGACTACGACACAGATGGTGACAGCCAAGGCAGATATGCTCCGTTGAACTATTTATCCCCACAAAGCGGCGAGTCTCAAACCATGGGTTTGCCTCGCTATAGATCCGAAGTCTCCATCGCTTTATGAGCTGTTTCCTCGCGATGCCGCCTTGcagttttcttttgtttcatttaagAAGCATTCATTCCATTCTCTTTGGGTGACATGTTTGTCGTGGTTTTCCTCCAAATGCAAATTATAGAAGcgattgctattttttccttaattccttATGAGAAGAAGCTGAAGCCGGATGAAACGCTTTTGGGCTTTCAACCAGGTTTTAATTCACTCCATGCCTACGTTTGGACTGCTGACTCTGCTACAATCTCCAGGGATTGCGTAAAATGCCTGAAACTCAATCAGCACAGTGCTGCCGGAACGACGGCATGGAGCCAAATCTCAACCGCCCGCTTGTAAGCCCGAGAGAGAAAATCGACGGGAAAGTCTTTTAGAGGCAAAAGCCCAACAGCAAGTTTTCATCCTTGCGCCCGTGGAGGTTTAAATGTTTTAATGTCAGGAAATTCTCAACAGTTAACATTCTGCAAATTCCGCTGTTTTTCATCTTCAAGTTTTCAAACCACCATGTGTATTACATTTGCTTCAGGTATTTAGGTTTGGGTTTTCTTCCCGATAGCCATGCTCTGGCACCTGGACAATCTAATCCTGGAGAaatgtcttcgaaataaaaaaaactcgcctTTTGCATCCCTGTTATGCCAACTGGATTTGGCATCGGAACTTGTTATCACCATGTGTTTCCCAAGTGTATTTTATGgttgttttttgtaaaaatatatacctacttttgataaaattgtggaaatcttTCTGTTTATTTGGTCATTTTACCTAGGCGTTCTCCATGTATTCGCAGTTTGAAAACAACTCCGAATCGCTTTATTAAAATCGCccattgaaatgaaaacaaaagaatatataaaataaaaataaaataaaataaaataaatatataaaataaaataaataatatgctgGTTGCTGTGCAAGGGAACAGTTGAATCCAGGCTGTTCACGTCCTCTAAACAAGGTCAACTCTCATATTGTtctattttaaaatggaaaatgcgCTGAATTCATTTGAAAGGAGAGTGCATTTTGGAGTGAAAATACTTTCGTATGATACCAATGTAATTTACGTCACAATTCGTAATCTTATACGACTCATTTGGGCtgagaaatatattatttcattatttcaattaattacacTAGGGATAAAAATGGAGTGTAATTCCAGAGATCTTTCTCCGGATAGGTTGTTGTGCAGTTCCTAGGATTCCCTTGGATAGGgttcctttttttattgttcaACGCTTCTTCCTTGCTTTCTGTGCCCCAGAAATGtttgcaaataatttcaaaatcctCGATTTGGTTTAGCGGGAAGTTGATTCACGTAACGCAATCTTCTTACATTGCATGGTAATCAATTTTAAAGTCGATGGTACGCAACTTTAATGTAATTATGAAGTGCTCTTTACTGCTTCTTTCGGAAAAAAAGGATTTCAACCACGGAGTTCTTCGactttcagaataaaaaaaatagggaacTCGCAAATCTTGGAAGAGTCAATGCACACAGAATTTAAAACGAAGCAATAGAGCTGATgtcttttgaaaaaaagaaagacaacTGAGTTTGAGTTGGTCTATCTTCCAAATTACAGTTTCGACGCATAGTGCTTGAAAAAGCTGGCCAACATTCATGTCTTCTAGGTTTGTGCGTCTACAGCGATGAAAATTCACATCACCATTCATATCATAACATATTATCATGCTATTGAagtctaaaatataaattcaacatCACAACCTCGTGGACCAACcacaaaatattcgaaaaaatatgGTGACTATGGGCGTCGTAAGGCACCACGCGAACGCTCCATTTAAATTTCTCATCTTATTATCAAAGTATAAACGCACTGGTTAtaaagatatgcaaaaaaattaactagTCAACATTTTATTTGTGTTGATTTACTCGGATAAAATCGACTTagcaatatatttaaattaaagctaAGATGAAGGGAAGGGTTTCTAACAAATCCAAGAGTTCAGTGGGAATGGCACATTATAATTTAAGTGGTAAACTAGGAAACTATACTAAATAAATCATTCGGTTTCGATATCAGTGCTCAGTCATTATCCCCATCTATTCTCTCCTTCTTACTCGGCGAAGAGCTAATTTACCgaataatgaaatacaaaataccctGCAGTGATCGTTCACCCTCCATGGTGATTAGCAGGGGGAGACCAATCAGCATCATGAAATATGTTCCCACCATGCAcaacattaataaattttcataataaatgaaaataattactgaaataaaatattaacaaaaggtaaatacaattttattgaCATACATAGGAAAGCTGcttgattcgtcaaaaactactgaGAAATCTTTACACAGATATTAAACTAATTGGCTTGGGAACTCGGAGGCTAAGAGCTACACTTAGATTGCTTAAGCagttaagaatggatatctttaagaggaACAAGTAGGTCATCTTATTAGTAGCCCACTACATTTCTAGATATGAGAAAAACGATTAAATAAGATAGATATTTAggcaaacggatagatatgggaattcctttttcccctaACCATAAAAGACTATAAAAATGCTAGGtgttatttcatttgaaaatttcctttttatgtgtaaacggcttgAGTCCCTGCCTGATTAGGCGGCTTGCATTGTGGTAGTATGTGGGTAGATAGATTTAAATGAACACACGGTCGTAAAAAGTATATGCAGTGATAAAAATACCACGAGCGTACACATGCATGCACATGGTTTGTGATACCACTAAGCGTACATACATCGCTTCCATGCAACCAGAGACAAATAATAACAATACTATTACATAGAAAGCTTAAATTTGTGGACAGTTTTAAATTGGCGTAGTACAACACCCATGGTAGTCTAGAATAATGCAAAGTATTTACTGCGAAGACTTTAAGCCCAAAATATACTTATTAATATTAAGTAGTATTAAAAGATGCTTTAAAATGCAGCAAGtcaaaaaacacaaataaaaataaaaaatatgctattaGTCGTCATAGCGAGTTTCTAAATTAGTTTTAATAATTGAGAAACTCTATTTCccttatctagcgatttgatcgttggattattcttcctcatgggataatcctctaaaatcgctggcacagtaatggctgatgcttggtttcgctgtttacttgggcccttttcgcttctatagcgttgaggtgtttctccccgtcccatcccttccaaccctttcctaccccagaggcgtcgatgggctcctatcgcggcggcgcctctttccttgttccctcccatccaaacccctcctcGGGAGCGCGGGCGTACAAGTCTTTGACTTGgctcccggccccggtgtgttctATCCTCGAAgagctcccctgagccctcattctatCTCTTGTCTATTTTCCTGAATGACatttaatataagaaaaaatctAAGATAAGGACGAATAGCATCTGAAAATTTCTTTAGACTGTATTCCGTTTACTTTATCTTCTCGTGAAAAATCAGAGAACGACCAAAAATGAAGGATgcgtttcacatcgtctgagaaaaTGTCGTTCACCAATTTTTCGAGTATATTTAGCCTAAATTTTGTATGATTCACATTTACAGATTGTCATCCTGACATTTCTGTCTTAGGTTGATAACGCCACAAACTCATGCGGAGATGGTAGCC
It encodes the following:
- the LOC124153919 gene encoding adhesive plaque matrix protein-like; translation: MCTFRKQQPAMSLVVIMLAMASAALGCEYKGHEAHKDKYKYKTHGDHGFHTFDVGYHGKEQFFDVHGSHSPGFYNLEGHKSSKIHPLEYKISSFYPVDYKTSHLYSQDYKAKSFQPLDYKTGSVHPVDYKPSGLYPVDYKTSSLYSVNYKPSEFYLDGHKPSRSYPLNYKISGYKSVGPSGLYSVDYDTDGDSQGRYAPLNYLSPQSGESQTMGLPRYRSEVSIAL